Genomic DNA from bacterium:
ACGAGGATTTCCCCCGTGTTCTCATTATACGCGCCCGCGAACTACAAACTAAAAACTACAAACTAAAAACTATTTTTGGTCCCTTCCCCCGTGGAGGAATACTCAAAGATGCGACGAAAATCATCCGTAAAATTTTTCCTTTCCGGGACACGTGCGTGCCTGCCACGACACTTATGGCGCAGGTAGGCTTGCCTGGTATTGGCAGACCGTGTTTTAATCGCCAGATCGGGCTGTGTCCGGGTGTGTGCACTGGTGAAATTTCACCAGAAGAATATCGTGCTCGGATAAAAAACCTAAAACTTTTCTTGCGCGGACGCAAAAAAGATGTGGTTCGAAATCTCACCAAAGAAATGAGGGCTCTTTCAAAACGCCAGGAGTTTGAAAAAGCAGGGGAGATAAAACGAACCCTTTTTGCACTGACTCATATCCAAGATATCGCCCTTTTAAAACGTCATCTTTCCATCCAAAGCGAGGCTTTGGATGGATTTCGCATTGAGGCTTATGATGTAGCGCATATTAGTGGAAAATATCTTGTCGGAGTGATGACGGTTGTCGAAGATGGCGAAACCGCAAAAGACGAATACAGAAAGTTTAAAATCAAAAGTTTTCAGGGTGTTGATGATACTCGCGCCCTCAAGGAAGTTTTGGAAAGGCGTCTCGCGCACCCCGAATGGCAGTACCCAAAACTTATTGTTGTAGACGGTGGGAAAGCGCAGAAAAACGCCGCAGAGGTCGTTTTACGCGCGGCAGGAGTGAGTATTCCTGTAGTTGGCGTGGTCAAAGATGAACACCATCGCCCCAAAGAGATACTCGGTATTGCAAAGGTCCGACCTTGGGGAGCCTTAAGGTCGGACCTTGAGCATTCAATTCTACTCGCCAACAGCGAAGCGCATCGATTTGCGATCAAATACCACAGGGAAGTACGGGGAAAGATGAGATAATTTTCGTTGGGTTGACAATCTTTTTATAATGTGCTAGCATGTTAATTAGAGATTTTTGTTTTCTTATCCGTCAACAAACGAAAAGGAGTTGACCATGGCACATAACCAACTGCAACAACGTATTGATGAAGTATCGGGTGGCATAATCGGCCTCCTGGCAGGACTGACTGATGCACGCGTTTCTTTGGGCGACGCACGTGTGACGGAATTTCTGGATATAATGCCCCAAAAAGGCGAAGTGCTTTGGCGACATTTTCTTGCCGACAAAGAAGAGTACGAATGTACTTTTGTAGACTTCGTGAGAGTTGCAATTTCTCAATATCAATGGTCGTAACATTGACCATCGAAACCCCACTGAATGTAAATTGCAGTGGGGTTTTTATTTTTTAAGATTTAAAACAATCCTTCAGAACCTCCTTCACCCCCGTAGTAAAGTAAAGCTTACTACAGGACAAGCATCTCCACCATTTTAGCTAAATAGTTCTTCGATAACCTGCTTAACATCATTGCCGTCAGCACTATCTTTAAGCTCCTTCATTACCGCACCCATAAGTTTTCCCATATCTGCTTTGAGGGTATACCCAAGCTCTTTTTGTTTCTTTTCGGCAACTTTTTTAATATCAGCCTTGCTCATTGTCTCCGGAAGATATTTTTGCAATAAGACAAGTTCTTCTTCTTCAATTTTCACAAGATCTTCGCGTGAACCTTTTGTAAATTGCTCGATAGAATCTTTACGCTGATTGGCAAGCCGTTTAATGACCTTGAGGGCATCGGGGTCGGGAAGTATCTCATGTGGTTTTTTCTTCTGCACAATAAGCTCGTTGACGAACGCGGACAGAATTCCTCGGACGACATTCAGGCGCATCGTATCTCTCGCTCGCATTGCTTCTTTCACCTGATCTCGTATTTTTTCATGAATGGTGGGCATGATGTATTTATTACTAATATGTAAAACAGTATAGTATAACCAAAGTCAATTTTCAAACATTGGGACATTGTAAATTTAATGAAAATTGAGAACTGAAAATTGGAAATTCCCCCATATTTCTGGTACTATAAAGAAAATACATATGAAGCGAATTTATATCAAAGATCTACACGACCATATTGGGAAAGAGGTATCTATCGCCGGGTGGGTGGATGTGCGCCGGGACCATGGCAAGCTTGTTTTTATTGACCTTCGCGACGCGACAGGAACTGTGCAAATGGTTGCGTTGCCAAACCACGAAGAAGCTCACGCACAAGCTCACACTGTGCGACCGGAGTGGGTGCTTGGCATACAAGGGAGGGTCAATAAACGTCCAGAAAAAATGGTGAATATGAATACACCGACAGGGGATATTGAAATTGAAATCCTTGGAGTGGAGATTTTAAACAAAGCACATGAACTTCCGTTTGAAAAAAGTACGGGACTGAATCTTGATACCTATCTTGATTACTTGCCACTTACCCTTCGCACTGCGCGCTCACGGGCAATTTTTCGTGTTCAGGCACACATCATCAAAGCGTTCCGTGATTTCCTCACCAAAGAGGGATTTATCGAGATACAAATCCCTAAAATTGTCGGGGGAGACGCGGAAGGAGGCGCCGCAGTTTTTCCGATAGAATATTTCGGACATATCGCATACCTTGCAACAAGCCCGCAACTCTACAAACAAATCATGGTGGGAGTGTTTGAGAAAGTATTTGCGACAGGAAATATTTATCGCGCCGAAAAACACAGCACCACGCGTCATATCAATGAATACACAAGTCTCGACCTTGAAATGGGGTTCATTAAAGACCACGTGGACATCATTCTCCTTGAAACTCGCTTTCTTCATTTCCTTCTAAAACGGCTTGAGGAGTCTTGCGCGGAAGATTTCAAGCTTCTCATTGCGGAACTCCCCACACTTCCCACAACAATCCCTACCATGAAACTTCGTGAAGCGCAGGAAATCATCAAAAAAGAAACGGGGGAGGATTGCACGCATGAGCCAGACCTTGATCCGCAACACGAACGATGGCTTTGTGAGTATGCCAAGAAAAAGTTTAATTCTGATTTTATTTTTATTACGCATTACCCGGTAAAAAAACGTCCCTTTTATACTTACGAGGATGAAAATGATTTGGGATACACAAAAAGTTTCGATCTTCTTTTTCGAGGACTTGAAATAACCACGGGCGGACAACGCATCAATGATCACGATAAACTTGTGGCGAACATCAAAGCATGGGGACTCGATCCTGAAAAATTTTCATACTATCTTCAGTCGTTCAAATACGGCATGCCACCGGAAGGTGGGCTTGCGATAGGACTTGAGCGCATTACCGCAAAACTCTTGGGAATTGAGAATATCAAAGAAGCGACGCTTTTCCCAAGAGATATCAATCGTATCGATACCCTACTTTCTCAATAGTTTTTTATCAACACTTCACAAAATCCATATTCGCTGGTATAATTCTTTATAGTTAGTCATCGAGGAGATTTGATTATGTCAAAGCCTGACTTTGTTCATCTACAAAATTTTACAACTGTCGAGGACATATTAGATGAAGCACGGAGGCATAATTTCCCCGCTTCCCCAGTTCGTTTAGTGTCTACTGAACTTAATTCCCGGATGCCCATTGGACACACGGTTGTTAAAACCGAAGAAGAGCTCGTTAGAAAAGCCGTTGAAGTTATGGAGTTTAGTTCAATGCTTCATGTAATGGTCGTTCCTTCAAACGATCCAAGATTTTGGAACACTAAACTTCTTTACCCAAAACCGAACAACCACGAATATGTTAAGTTGTAATGGTCTGCCTTTCGGGCAGACCATTTTTCTTGAAAAACAACTGATAAAAAGGTAGTATCTTAGAATCATTATGAATGCAGAATTTCAAGTAAAAACATCGGTATTTGAAGGGCCTCTCGACGTGCTTCTCGATCTTATTGAAAAGCGGAAACTTCTTATCAATGACATATCGCTTGCACAAGTGGCAGATGATTATATTGCTTATATAAAAAACTTTGATCAATTCCCAATTGAGCATGCCGCTGATTTTGTGTTTGTCGCGTCAACACTTGTTCTGATTAAATCAAAATCGCTTTTGCCGACCCTCGAACTTACTGAGGAAGAGCAGGGGAGTATTGAAGATCTGCAGAAACGGCTCGCAGAATATAAGCGCATTAAAGAATTGAGTGTTTATATTAGAAAAATGTATGGAGAAAAAATGATCTTTGCCCGCGTTCCTTCGCGCATGACCACACCGATATTTTCTCCCAACCAAGAAACTACACTCGAGCATATTTGGGGGGCAATCCAAAATATCATCAACACACTCCCCAAAAAGCAATTTATCCCCAGGGTGGTGGTCGCAACCGTGATCAGTCTTGAAGAAATGATGGATCGATTGACTGACAGAATACGAGAAAATATCAATATGAGCTTTAAAGATTTCGTCGGAGGGACAAAAGAACGAGTCAATGTTATTGTGGGGTTTCTTGCCCTCCTCGAACTAGTAAAGCAAGGTATGATTTCCGTAGTGCAACAACAGAGTTTTGAAGATATTCATATTAAGGTGGGAGAAGAGGTGGGCGAAGCTTCCATAGCTTCAGAAGCGTCGCAAGCTTTATAGAGCCTAAAAAATCATGAGTATTGATGCAAAATTAGAAGCAGTATTATTTTTTAAAGCAGAACCACTGTCGATAAAAAAACTTTCCCAAATTCTTAATGTTGACGAAACAGAAGTAAAAAGTGCGCTTGAAATCCTGAAAGAGAAACTTCTAGAAAGAGGAGTTACTCTCATTGAAAAAGATGATGAAGTGATGTTGGGAACTGCATCAGAAGCAAGTGGAATCATTGACGAACTTTCCCGAGAAGAGCTCTCGCGCGACCTAGGAAAGGCTGGACTTGAAACGCTTTCTATTATTTTATATCGCGGACCAATCACACGAAGTGGCATTGATTATATTCGTGGTGTCAATTCAACATTTATTCTACGAAACCTTTTAATCCGCGGTCTTGCTGAAAAGATTCCTAATCCGACCGACCAAAGAAGTTTTTTGTACCGCGCAACGTTTGACCTTCTTTCACACCTTGGAATTTCACGCGTCGAGGATCTTCCGGAATATGGGAGCACAAATGAATCAATAGAAAAATTTGTAGAAGAGTTTAACAATGAAAGCAATGGCGAACAACAACCAGAACAAACCCAACCCACCGAGTGACTCACTCGCAGTGAAGAGTGTCCGTAAAAACAAAAAGCTCTCCGCTCAAAATAAAAAACAAGAACCCGAGCTTGATAGTTTTTCAAGCGCTCTTTTGGGAACATATTCAAACAAGAGTGATAACACCATTGAGGCTGTCTCCGATTCCGAACCAATATTGTCTTCTCAAGACGATACTCTTGATGTCATTTCCAACGATAGTTTTGAAAATATTAAAGAGCCGTCCCCCGAAGAAAAACATCTCGAACTTCCCAAGGAAAAAGATTTGGTGTTATTACCCAGTCATGGAGATGTAAAAATTTTGACACCGGGCGAGATTCAAACGGGTAAAAAATCATTACTCCCCGCACTCATACTTATCACGCTTATGGTTGTTTCGTATGCAATTGGCTATAACAAAAATCACACGAGCAACGAAGAAAACGTGATTACAAACAATAATTTAGAAGAACAGACGAACCCATTTGAACATATTGAGCTCAAAGGGAAGGCTGCGTATGTGTATGACACCACAACAGGCACTACCTTATTTGAATATAACGCACATGATATTTTACCGCTTGCCTCACTTACAAAGTTAATGACAGCGATTACAGCATCGGAAATCCTCCCCATAGGCACGGTCGTAACCATCAACAGATCTGATATCGAGAGCGAGGGGGATTCGGGACTCTTTATGAATGAACGCTGGAAACTTTCCGATATTATTGGCTTCACCCTCATGACTTCATCAAACGACGGCGCAAGCGCTCTCGCTACGGTTGCCGGATCTTTGGGACAAAATGCGTATGGAAAGCCTGTCGATGAATCAAAGCAAAAGTTTATTGCCGAAATGAATAGAAAATCACAAGAACTTGGATTGCAGGGAACTCATTTTTATAATGAATCAGGGCTTGATGTTGATGGTGAAATAAGCGGCGGATACGGAACCGCACGAGATGTTGCGTTACTCATGGCGTATGCACTAAAAAACTCATATAGAAATATGGAACTAACAACACGGGTGCGCACCACGATGACTTCCCTCGACAATATTCGCCATAAAGCGACCAATACTAACGAGAATATTAATGCCATCCCGGCAATCATTGCTTCCAAAACCGGATATACCGATCTTGCGGGGGGAAATCTCGCCGTTGCCTTTGACGCAGGACTATCACACCCTGTTATTGTGGTCGTGCTTGGCTCTACGCGTGAAGGGAGGTTTAAGGATGCTGAAGCGCTTACTTGGGCGGCACTGGAAGAGCTCAAAAGAAAATAATAAATAATAGAAAAGCCGCCTTGCTAGCAAGGCGGCTTTAAAAAATATAAAAAGAAAAGAGCCATCTTAATTATGAACTAGACCAATGTCCTGAACCAACACTAGATTTTTCTTTCAAAACAACGCACTTTATGTGTTTAGGGCGGAATCCCGACTGTACTACACGACCCACAGATTTGGTCAATCTATCCAGTTCCTTCCCCCCAAGAACTATGGGACCAGAAATATGAACAATAATTTCTTCGCCTAGCCCCCAATTCATTCTATCT
This window encodes:
- a CDS encoding GIY-YIG nuclease family protein; translated protein: MKYQALTAKKLPREPGVYFFTGAGGKILYIGKATSIRERVRSYFGKDVANTRGPQIVSMIEKAKIIKFQKTDSVLEALILEAELIRKHRPLYNTKEKDDRSFNHIVITDEDFPRVLIIRARELQTKNYKLKTIFGPFPRGGILKDATKIIRKIFPFRDTCVPATTLMAQVGLPGIGRPCFNRQIGLCPGVCTGEISPEEYRARIKNLKLFLRGRKKDVVRNLTKEMRALSKRQEFEKAGEIKRTLFALTHIQDIALLKRHLSIQSEALDGFRIEAYDVAHISGKYLVGVMTVVEDGETAKDEYRKFKIKSFQGVDDTRALKEVLERRLAHPEWQYPKLIVVDGGKAQKNAAEVVLRAAGVSIPVVGVVKDEHHRPKEILGIAKVRPWGALRSDLEHSILLANSEAHRFAIKYHREVRGKMR
- a CDS encoding GatB/YqeY domain-containing protein, with amino-acid sequence MPTIHEKIRDQVKEAMRARDTMRLNVVRGILSAFVNELIVQKKKPHEILPDPDALKVIKRLANQRKDSIEQFTKGSREDLVKIEEEELVLLQKYLPETMSKADIKKVAEKKQKELGYTLKADMGKLMGAVMKELKDSADGNDVKQVIEELFS
- the aspS gene encoding aspartate--tRNA(Asn) ligase — protein: MKRIYIKDLHDHIGKEVSIAGWVDVRRDHGKLVFIDLRDATGTVQMVALPNHEEAHAQAHTVRPEWVLGIQGRVNKRPEKMVNMNTPTGDIEIEILGVEILNKAHELPFEKSTGLNLDTYLDYLPLTLRTARSRAIFRVQAHIIKAFRDFLTKEGFIEIQIPKIVGGDAEGGAAVFPIEYFGHIAYLATSPQLYKQIMVGVFEKVFATGNIYRAEKHSTTRHINEYTSLDLEMGFIKDHVDIILLETRFLHFLLKRLEESCAEDFKLLIAELPTLPTTIPTMKLREAQEIIKKETGEDCTHEPDLDPQHERWLCEYAKKKFNSDFIFITHYPVKKRPFYTYEDENDLGYTKSFDLLFRGLEITTGGQRINDHDKLVANIKAWGLDPEKFSYYLQSFKYGMPPEGGLAIGLERITAKLLGIENIKEATLFPRDINRIDTLLSQ
- a CDS encoding ScpA family protein → MNAEFQVKTSVFEGPLDVLLDLIEKRKLLINDISLAQVADDYIAYIKNFDQFPIEHAADFVFVASTLVLIKSKSLLPTLELTEEEQGSIEDLQKRLAEYKRIKELSVYIRKMYGEKMIFARVPSRMTTPIFSPNQETTLEHIWGAIQNIINTLPKKQFIPRVVVATVISLEEMMDRLTDRIRENINMSFKDFVGGTKERVNVIVGFLALLELVKQGMISVVQQQSFEDIHIKVGEEVGEASIASEASQAL
- a CDS encoding SMC-Scp complex subunit ScpB, with translation MSIDAKLEAVLFFKAEPLSIKKLSQILNVDETEVKSALEILKEKLLERGVTLIEKDDEVMLGTASEASGIIDELSREELSRDLGKAGLETLSIILYRGPITRSGIDYIRGVNSTFILRNLLIRGLAEKIPNPTDQRSFLYRATFDLLSHLGISRVEDLPEYGSTNESIEKFVEEFNNESNGEQQPEQTQPTE